From the Roseibium salinum genome, one window contains:
- the apaG gene encoding Co2+/Mg2+ efflux protein ApaG: MSGSYSATTEGIEVSVEPFYLDDESKPEEREFIWAYMVEIHNGGTEPVQLKTRHWQITDAMGRQSEVRGDGVVGEQPVIDPGETYEYSSHCPLTTESGIMAGSYSMERPDGTQFDVTIPAFSLDLPDAIHSLN, encoded by the coding sequence GTGTCTGGCAGTTACAGCGCCACTACCGAAGGGATCGAAGTTTCGGTTGAACCGTTCTATCTGGACGATGAATCGAAGCCGGAAGAGCGCGAGTTCATCTGGGCCTATATGGTCGAAATCCACAACGGCGGCACCGAGCCGGTGCAACTGAAAACGCGGCATTGGCAGATTACAGACGCCATGGGGCGGCAGTCGGAAGTGCGCGGTGACGGCGTGGTCGGAGAACAGCCGGTGATCGACCCCGGCGAGACCTACGAATACTCCTCGCATTGCCCGCTTACGACCGAATCCGGCATCATGGCGGGGTCCTATTCCATGGAACGCCCGGACGGCACCCAGTTCGACGTGACCATTCCGGCCTTCTCGCTGGACCTGCCGGACGCCATCCATAGCCTGAATTGA
- a CDS encoding IMPACT family protein has protein sequence MALKTITREFEGFLEDRKSRFLAYLVPMDRFEQRLEELRKEHKKAAHIVTAHRRLLDDDRIEESGKDDGEPAGTSGMPTLRVLQGADLINCAVLIVRYFGGTKLGGGGLARAYSGAAQDAINNADLVAFRKILTRKVSADFAASSDLERRVETLGLTVLARDFTEDGVTLTLEGPEEALCEL, from the coding sequence ATGGCCCTGAAGACGATCACGCGTGAATTCGAGGGTTTTCTGGAAGACCGGAAGTCCCGCTTTCTGGCTTATCTCGTTCCCATGGACCGGTTCGAGCAGCGCCTGGAAGAGCTGCGGAAAGAGCACAAGAAAGCCGCCCATATTGTCACCGCCCACCGGCGGCTCCTCGATGACGACCGGATCGAGGAAAGCGGCAAGGATGACGGCGAACCGGCAGGCACCTCCGGCATGCCGACCCTGCGCGTGCTGCAGGGCGCGGATCTCATCAACTGCGCGGTCCTGATCGTGCGCTATTTCGGCGGAACCAAGCTCGGCGGCGGCGGTCTTGCCCGGGCCTATTCGGGGGCGGCGCAGGATGCAATCAACAATGCGGACCTCGTGGCGTTCCGGAAGATCCTCACCAGGAAGGTCAGCGCCGATTTCGCCGCTAGCTCGGACCTGGAAAGGCGCGTTGAAACCCTTGGCCTCACCGTGCTCGCGCGCGATTTCACCGAAGACGGCGTCACGCTGACCCTCGAGGGACCGGAAGAGGCTCTTTGCGAGCTTTAA
- a CDS encoding 2'-deoxycytidine 5'-triphosphate deaminase, translating into MNVTAGQVLNGSASLSANGILPERIIHAMFAAGEIAADEAPVSGQVQPASLDLRLGKVAYRVRASFLPGPHIRVADRLEQLKLHTVDLASGAVLETGCVYIVPLQESLALAADISATANPKSSTGRLDVFTRVITDNGLAFDTVPAGYSGPLYAEISPLTFPILVRTGSRLSQIRFRRGQSLIPDVELEQVHKDHTLMSGGNQRIGGGVQLSIDLEGDGPGKLIGYRAKQHSGLIDVDVVGAQDPLDFWEPIYRRQTAELILDPDAFYILVSQEAVHVPPAYAAEMVPFDPLVGEFRVHYAGFFDPGFGHASAGGIGSRAVLEVRSHDVPFIVEHGQTIGRLVYEHMAERPERLYGEGIGSNYQGQALKLSKHFRSPDHTASG; encoded by the coding sequence ATGAACGTGACAGCGGGTCAGGTCTTGAACGGAAGCGCATCTCTTTCAGCAAACGGTATTTTGCCCGAACGCATCATTCACGCCATGTTCGCCGCCGGCGAGATTGCAGCGGACGAAGCGCCGGTCAGCGGTCAGGTTCAGCCGGCCAGCCTCGACCTGCGTCTCGGCAAGGTTGCCTATCGCGTGCGCGCCAGCTTTCTGCCGGGCCCCCATATCAGGGTGGCCGACCGTCTGGAGCAGTTGAAGCTCCACACCGTGGATCTGGCCAGCGGCGCCGTTCTGGAAACGGGTTGCGTCTACATCGTGCCCTTGCAGGAAAGCCTTGCGCTTGCCGCCGATATTTCCGCAACCGCCAATCCGAAGAGTTCGACGGGGCGGCTGGACGTGTTCACCCGGGTGATCACCGACAACGGGCTGGCCTTCGACACGGTTCCCGCAGGCTATAGCGGCCCGCTCTATGCGGAGATCTCGCCCCTCACCTTCCCGATCCTGGTGCGTACGGGCTCCCGCCTCAGCCAGATCCGCTTCCGCCGCGGCCAGTCGCTTATTCCCGATGTGGAGCTTGAACAGGTCCACAAGGATCACACGCTGATGAGCGGCGGCAATCAGCGGATCGGCGGCGGGGTGCAGCTTTCCATCGACCTGGAAGGCGATGGTCCGGGCAAACTCATCGGCTACCGCGCAAAACAGCATTCCGGCCTGATCGACGTCGACGTGGTCGGCGCGCAGGATCCGCTGGACTTCTGGGAACCGATCTACCGGCGGCAGACGGCGGAGCTGATCCTCGATCCGGATGCATTCTATATCCTCGTCAGCCAGGAAGCGGTGCATGTGCCGCCGGCCTACGCGGCCGAGATGGTGCCCTTCGATCCGCTGGTCGGCGAATTCCGCGTTCATTATGCCGGGTTCTTCGATCCGGGCTTCGGCCATGCGAGCGCCGGCGGCATCGGCTCACGGGCGGTGCTGGAGGTGCGCTCGCACGATGTGCCGTTCATCGTCGAACACGGCCAGACCATCGGGCGTCTCGTCTATGAGCACATGGCGGAGCGGCCGGAACGGCTCTACGGCGAAGGCATCGGGTCCAACTACCAGGGCCAGGCCCTGAAGCTCTCCAAGCATTTCAGGTCCCCGGATCATACTGCGTCCGGATGA
- a CDS encoding O-succinylhomoserine sulfhydrylase, with product MTENTGNRNWRAATNLVHGGTMRSQFGETSEALYLTQGFVYSDAEAAEARFNGENPGYVYSRYANPTVSMFEDRIKALEGAEAARGTASGMAAVNLALMASVRAGDHVIAAKALFGSCRYICETLLPRFGVESTLVNGTDINEWKAAVRPNTKALFLESPTNPTLEVIDIAAVADIAKTAGARLIVDNVFATPLYQSPLKLGADVVVYSATKHIDGQGRCLGGVVLSDEEWITEEVMPFVKHTGPHMSPFSAWVLLKGLETLPLRVGRQTESAGKIADFLAGRPKIRRLIYPGRDDHPQADVAKRQMSGGSTMLAIEIEGGKEAAFRFTNALELIQISNNLGDAKSLITHPATTTHQSIGEEARAELDISDGILRLSVGLEDPLDLLEDVEKALSAI from the coding sequence ATGACTGAGAACACCGGAAACAGGAACTGGCGCGCGGCAACCAATCTGGTTCACGGAGGAACGATGCGCTCGCAGTTTGGCGAGACGTCGGAAGCCCTGTATCTGACACAGGGGTTTGTCTACAGCGATGCGGAAGCCGCCGAAGCCCGGTTCAATGGCGAAAATCCGGGATATGTCTATTCCCGCTACGCAAATCCCACCGTCTCCATGTTCGAAGACCGCATCAAGGCCCTGGAAGGGGCGGAAGCCGCAAGGGGCACCGCCAGCGGCATGGCGGCCGTGAACCTCGCCCTGATGGCCTCCGTCAGGGCCGGCGACCATGTGATCGCCGCCAAGGCTCTGTTCGGCTCCTGCCGCTACATTTGCGAAACGCTTCTGCCGCGCTTCGGTGTGGAGAGCACGCTGGTGAACGGCACGGATATCAATGAATGGAAGGCCGCCGTGCGGCCGAACACCAAGGCGCTGTTCCTTGAAAGCCCGACCAACCCGACGCTGGAAGTCATCGACATTGCCGCCGTTGCCGACATCGCCAAGACCGCCGGGGCGCGCCTGATCGTCGATAACGTCTTTGCAACGCCGCTTTATCAGTCGCCGCTGAAGCTCGGCGCCGATGTGGTGGTCTATTCCGCGACCAAGCATATCGACGGCCAGGGCCGCTGCCTCGGCGGCGTCGTCCTGTCCGACGAGGAATGGATCACCGAGGAGGTGATGCCCTTCGTCAAGCACACCGGCCCGCATATGAGCCCGTTCAGCGCCTGGGTGCTGCTGAAGGGCCTCGAAACCCTGCCGCTGCGCGTTGGCCGCCAGACGGAGAGCGCCGGCAAGATCGCCGATTTCCTGGCGGGCCGGCCCAAGATCAGGCGCCTGATCTATCCCGGCCGGGACGACCATCCGCAGGCGGATGTCGCAAAACGCCAGATGAGCGGCGGATCGACCATGCTGGCGATCGAAATCGAAGGCGGCAAGGAAGCGGCCTTCCGCTTCACCAATGCGCTGGAGCTCATCCAGATTTCCAACAATCTGGGCGACGCGAAGAGCCTGATCACCCATCCGGCGACCACGACGCACCAGTCCATCGGCGAAGAGGCCCGCGCGGAGCTCGACATTTCCGACGGCATCCTGCGCCTGTCCGTCGGCCTGGAAGATCCGCTGGATCTGCTGGAAGACGTGGAGAAGGCGCTGAGCGCAATCTAG
- a CDS encoding CDP-alcohol phosphatidyltransferase family protein — translation MFDARLRPLMDPPLNRMGQMLAGFGITANGMTLAGFAFGVAAMAAIVMGATLAGFVLIALNRLADGLDGAIARATRKTNLGGYLDITLDFFFYGAIPLAFAILDPDANALPAAALLFSFYANGSAFLAFAVMAERTGLRTDAQGAKSLYYLGGLAEGAETVAVFLLMALIPGLFPVLAWGFAIICLVSAGARVMIGVRALRGT, via the coding sequence ATGTTCGATGCCCGCCTGCGTCCCCTGATGGACCCTCCCTTGAACCGCATGGGGCAGATGCTTGCCGGGTTCGGGATCACAGCCAACGGCATGACACTGGCCGGCTTTGCCTTTGGCGTGGCAGCGATGGCTGCAATCGTCATGGGCGCCACGCTCGCCGGCTTCGTCCTGATCGCCCTCAACCGGCTGGCCGACGGTCTCGACGGTGCCATCGCCAGGGCGACGCGCAAGACCAACCTTGGCGGATATCTGGATATTACCCTCGACTTCTTCTTTTACGGCGCCATCCCGCTTGCCTTCGCCATTCTGGACCCGGACGCCAACGCCCTGCCCGCGGCGGCCCTCCTGTTCAGCTTCTATGCCAACGGTTCCGCCTTCCTGGCGTTTGCCGTCATGGCGGAGAGGACCGGCCTTCGCACCGACGCGCAAGGCGCCAAGTCGCTCTACTATCTGGGCGGTCTTGCGGAAGGCGCGGAGACCGTCGCGGTCTTTCTGCTGATGGCGCTAATACCCGGGTTGTTTCCCGTACTGGCCTGGGGGTTTGCAATTATCTGCCTGGTATCCGCGGGCGCCCGGGTGATGATCGGGGTAAGGGCCCTGCGCGGCACCTGA